The DNA region GCCGAAACGGGCGGGATTTCGGAGGCCGACATGTTCCGGACATTCAACATGGGAATCGGAATGGTGCTGGTGGTCCCGGGAGAAGAAGCCGATCAGGTCCGCCGGGAGGCCGAACGGCTCGGTGAGCGGGCCGTCATCCTCGGGGAAGTGGTTTCCGGTGACAAGGCGCTCTCGTTCCGGGGAGGGGCCGCCCGATGAGCATCGCCGTGTTTGCATCCGGCAGCGGCAGCAACTTCGAGGAGTTGGTGCATCGCTCCCGCGAGGAAAACTGGCCGGAGCAGGTGACCCTGTTGGTTTGCGACAAGCCCGGAGCCGGCGTGTTGGAGCGTGCGGACCGGCTGGGAGTGCCCGCAAGGGTCTTCGAACCCAAATCGTATCCGGACAAGGCGGCCTATGAACGGGATGTGCTGGCTCTCCTGACGGAACGGGGAATTCGCTGGGTGGTGCTGGCCGGATACATGCGGCTCGTCGGTCCCACCCTTTTGAAGGCGTATCCCTGGAGAATCATCAATCTGCATCCGTCCCTTCTTCCGGCGTTCAAGGGAAAGCAAGCCATTGAACAGGCCTTTCATCATCCGGTGAAAATCTCCGGCGTGACGGTTCATTTCGTCGACGAAGGCTTGGACACCGGTCCGATCATCGATCAGTTGCCCGTCCGGATCGAGCCCGCGGATACGCTCGAACGCTTCGCGGAAAAGATCCACCGCGCGGAACATGAGTTGCTTCCCCGGACGGTGCGCAGATTGATCACCGGGGAAATCCCCTTGCCGGATCAGCCCGCCGATTTGTGATCGGTGCTCTTGCCGGCGTTTCCGCGGTGCGGATGTCTGCCGCTGCGGAGGAATCCTTTGTTTTTCTGCCAGTGACGGACCATTTGCGGTCAAAGGAGGAAACGATGTTGAAGTTGCGCGCGCTCCTCAGTGTTTCGGACAAAACCGGACTGGAAGATCTGGCCCGGGAACTCGCCCGTCTCGGGGTGGAGATTTTGTCCACCGGCGGCACCAAAAAGATGTTGGAAGCGGCCGGCATCCCCGTGACCGGGGTCAGTGACGTCACCGGATTTCCGGAAATCCTGGACGGACGGGTGAAAACGTTGCATCCCGCCATTCACGGTGGTCTTCTGGCCGTTCGCGACAACGACCACCATGTACGGCAAATGGTGGAAAACGGAATCCGGCCGATCGATCTGGTCGTGGTCAATCTGTATCCGTTCAAGCAAACCATCGCCAAACCGGGCGTCAGCGTGGAAGAGGCCATCGAAAACATCGACATCGGCGGGCCGGCGATGATTCGCGCGGCGGCCAAGAACCACCGGTACGTCGCCGTCGTCACCGATCCGGCCGACTACGGTCCGGTCCTTGATGAATTGAGGAAACACGGGACGGTTTCGGAGGAAACGAGACGCATGCTGGCGGCCAAAGCGTTCAGTCATACCGCCCATTATGACGCCATGATTTCGGGGTATCTGCGTGAACTGTCCGGCATCCAATTCCCCAAAGAGCTCGCCGTTCCCTTGGAGCTTCAACAGTCGCTCCGGTACGGCGAAAATCCGCATCAACGGGCGGCGTTTTATCGCGTTCCTCTTCCGGCACCGGGCACGCTCGCCGGTGCGCGTCAGCTGCACGGAAAGGAACTTTCCTTCAACAACATCAATGATGCTTCGGCGGCGCTGGAACTGGTCCGGGAATTTACGGAACCCGCGGTGGCGGTGATCAAGCACACCAATCCTTGCGGGGTGGCCGTCGGAGAAACGGTGGCGGACGCTTTCCGTCGGGCACACGAAGCGGACCCCGTGTCCATCTTCGGCGGCATCGTGGCCGCCAACCGGCCGATTGACGCGGAAACGGCCGCATTGCTTCGCGAAATCTTTCTGGAAATCGTGTTGGCTCCGTCTTTCAGTCCCGAAGCGTTGGAGATCCTTCAGACCAAAAAGAATCTCCGCCTGTTGGAAATCGGGGATCCCGCTCAGGGCGGCAGCTGGGAGTTCAAGTCCGTCAGCGGAGGCATGCTGATGCAGGAGTCGGACGGTGCACGCGTGCTCCGGGAAGATTGCCGGACGGTCACCGAGCGGACGCCGACGGACGAAGAATGGGAGCAACTCCTGTTTGCCTGGAAAGTGGTGAAACACGTCAAGTCCAACGCCATCGTGCTCGCCCGGGACTTCCGCACGATCGGAGTGGGCGCCGGTCAGATGAACCGGGTCGGAGCCGCGGAGATCGCCATCCGGCAAGCGGGAGACGCCGCGAAAGGGGCGGTCATGGCCTCCGATGCGTTTTTCCCGATGAGCGACACGGTGCAGCGGGCGGCGGAAGCCGGAATCACCGCCATCATTCAGCCCGGCGGATCGATTCGCGACGAAGAGTCCGTCAGGGAAGCCAACCGGCACGGCATCGCGATGGTGTTTACCGGCATCCGTCATTTCAGACACTGAGCGTGGCGTATCCCGAAACTCCTCCGGGGCGTATACTAGGGAAAATGCTCTGGGAGGAGTTTGAACGTGCGGATCTTGAGATGGACGGCAATTTGGATGATCGTGGCCATGTGTGTCACGGGGTTGATTGCATACATGATTTCCGAGAGCTTTGATCCGGGGATGTGGAAAGTTCAGATGCGTGCGGCGGGAGGGGTGTTTTTCCTGATCGCCCTGGTTGTCGGGGGAGTGCTGACCACGGAAAAGGCATTCCGGAACCGGCGACGCTGGTTTTACCGGGAAGACTGGTCGTTCATCTGTCTGCTGGTGACCGTCGGGCTGTTCGGGATCAGTCTGCTTCTCTCCTGACTCGCCACCGGATCGAAGCCGGAGCGGGAGGGACAAACGTGCGGGTACTGGTGGTCGGCGGTGGCGGGCGTGAACACGCCATCGTCTGGAAACTGGCGCAAAGTCCGGACGTGGAGAAAATCTGGTGTGCTCCGGGGAACGGAGGCATTGCGGAGCTGGCCGAGTGCGTGCCGATTCAGGCCCATGACGTGGAAGCTCTTCTGGAATTTGCGCTGGAACGGAACGTGGACCTGACGGTGGTCGGACCGGAAGATCCTTTGATGCGCGGAATCGTCAACCGGTTCCAAGAACATGGACTTCATATTTTCGGTCCCACGGCGGAGGGGGCGAAAATCGAAGGAAGCAAGCGGTTCGCCAAGGAATTGATGCAAAAATACGGCATTCCCACGGCAAAATTCCGCGTGTTTTCAGATGCGGATGAGGCCAAGGCGTATCTTCGGGAGCAGGGAGTGCCGATCGTCGTCAAGGCGGACGGACTGGCTGCCGGCAAGGGGGTCGTCGTGGCGCGCACGATGGAAGAAGCCGAGCGCGCGGTGGAAGATGCCATGGTGCGAAAGGTGTTCGGCGAAGCGGGCGCGGAAGTGGTCATCGAGGAATGTCTCGAGGGCCAGGAACTTTCACTGATGGCCTTTTTCGACGGACACCGCGTGGTTCCGATGGTGCCCGCCCAGGACCACAAGCCGGTGTTCGACGGGGACCGGGGGCCCAACACCGGCGGCATGGGAACATACTCTCCCGTCCCGCAGATTCCCGAAGACGTGATCAGACGGGCCGAAGAAGAAATCCTTCGTCCCATGCAGCACGTCTTCGAGAGCGAAGGCATATTGTATCGCGGCGTGCTTTACGCCGGGCTGATGTGGACCGCCGACGGTCCCAAAGTGATCGAATTCAACGCTCGGTTCGGAGATCCGGAAACCCAGGTGGTCCTGCCCAGACTGGACGGGGATTTGGCACGCATTTTGCTCGATGTGTCGACCGGTCGTCTCCGTCCGGACGATGTGAAATGGAAGTCGGAAGCGGCCGTGTGTGTGGTCATGGCCGCAGGAGGATATCCCGGCCCCGTTGAAAAAGGCCGGGTCATCGAAGGCCTGCCGGCGGCCGAACGACCGGACGTGATCGTGTTTCACGCCGGAACGGCCCGTGAGAACGGACAATTGGTCACCGCCGGAGGGCGGGTGCTCGGCGTGACCGCGCTGGGGTCCGGGCTGAGGGAAGCCAGAGACAAAGCGTACGAAACGGTCCGCTCCATCCGGTTTGCCGGCGCCCATTACCGGTCCGACATCGCCTTCCGCGCATTGGAAACATAAAAAAACGAGCCGTTCTCGGGGCTCGTTGCCTGTGTGGAATCCGGTCCAGCCGGAGGTATGTTCGGGGCTCCCCCTGAAATGGAGGCGGGAGCCTTTTTTATCCGATTTTCGTGGTCTCTTTTTCCCCCTGAATGCTGATGCCGTTGACCGGAACCTTGAACCACCAGCCCCCCTGAGTCTTCTTGATCGGTTGATATCCTGCTTTTTTCAGCGAGCGGGCCACGGTCCAGCTTGCGGTGTACACGGTTGCCATGTTGGTCGACTCATCGAACTGGATCACGGTTTCTTTTTCCATGTCGCTGAGAGACATACCAGATCACACTCCTTGAGTGGTTTGGGATCCCGATCGTCTGTTCGCCTTCCCCTTCATTGTACCCATGTCATACCCGATTTTCCACATCCAAAACACCCAAAGGTTTGTACTTTTTTTCGACACGAACTTACACAATGTCCTGCTTTTCTTGAGAAAAAATGACGAAAATTGTATGTGATCTTTTTTCGCGTTCGCGATGAAGGAATTTGTGTGTTAAACTGAAAGATGTAATTCCTTGAAAACGGGGGCTTTTTCGTGTGTTCGACGAGATCCTTCAACGTCGGACGGACACAACGTTTGAACGGATTTTGCGGTCCCGGGTGGCCGGTTGGCACGGTCCGGGACGGGATTCGTCATCCATTCGCCTCCTCGCAAACCCCTGAAAATGTCGACGATTGCGATTGTTTCCTGCAAACGATCGGCGTGGGGTGTCGCCTCGGGTGCCGTGGTCAGGGTGAAATGTCGAAGCAGGTTTCAAAAGACGAAATAGTCTGAAAAATATGCGTTACTGCTTTGTCTCCTCATCTTGGAAATTATTATACAAAAAAGTCTCTGCCCAGGCAAGAGATTTGTTCGGATGTTTTTGTATTTTTATTGCCAACCCTTTTTGTCGATTTTTTGTATGTTTGAAGAATAGTTTCATTTGTTTTTTATTCATTCTGAAGGGTGTTTGAGATAATTCGACTTTGACTTTTCCATGGTGGAACGCTCCCTTGAAAGCCAATGTTCGGGAGATTTCACGACCCATATCCGCGTCTTTTGGGTTTTGATTCCCAGAAGATCGAGAATCGGACAGTAACGGGTGATTCCTTCCACCACTTTCATTCCGAAAAAAACGGCGAGCAACCACGGAAAGCGTCGGCCCGTGCGGGTTGCGCACCAGATGAGGCCGGCCGTGCCGACGAAGATCCGGATCAAGGCATCCACCGTTCCGACATTTTTTTTCACCGACATCTCGGGTACTCCTTTCGGGAGGATGTCGAAATTCCGGGCGTTCTGCCGTTCTGCTCTCCCGGTCGACGGTTCCTCCGGAATGATTGAAGCCGACCATAGTATGGGAAGAAGAATCACGGATTATGCTTTCGAAAAAGGCGGGAGGATCTGGATATGAGAGGCATGCTTGCACGCGAAGACCAACACGTCTTGCTGGAAACCGCCATGGGAAGAAGACGGCCGTCTTTGATCCTTCGCGGCGGACGGGTTCTCAACGTGTTCACGGGGAGGTTGGAGCGAAAGGACGTTGCTCTGGCCGGAAAGCGCATCGCCTGGGTGGGTGACCTGTCCGCAGGGGGGCTGATGACGGACGGTGACGTCCCCGTTCTGGACGTGGAAAACAGGGTCCTGGTCCCCGGGTACATCGAGCCGCACGCGCACCCGTTTCAGCTGTACAATCCGGTATCCCTGGCGGAAAAAGCGGCTTCGCTCGGGACCACCACGCTGATCCACGACAACATGTTCTTTTTCAACGTGCTGGAGCTGGACGAGTTGCGGAGCATGATCGACCGGCTCGCTGACTCTCCGGTGAAACATTTTTGGTGGGCCAGATGGGATGCCCAGACCCTGCTCACGGACGGACGGGAACGGTTGTATGAGAGCGGGCGGGTCCGGGAAATGATGAGTCATCCCCGGGTGCTGCAGGCGGGGGAGTTGACGGACTGGCTTCCGCTGCTCGCCGGTGATCCCGTCATGAACGAATGGGTCGTGGAATCGAGGGCTCTGGGACTTCGGGTGGAAGGGCATGCTCCGGGCGCCTCGTTCCGGACGTTGTCCAGATTGGCCGCAGCCGGGGTGACCGCGGACCATGAGAGCATTTCCGCGGAGGAAGTGTGGCGAAGACTGGAGCTGGGATACTGGGTGACTTTGCGCCACAGCTCGATCCGTCCGGATCTTCCGGTGCTTCTGGAAGGATTGCTGAACGAAGATCATGTGCCCTGGCACCGCATCATGATGACCACCGATGGTCCGACTCCGCTGTATTTCAAAGAGGGGTTCACGGATTACCTGCTCAAAACCGCCATGGAAAGCGGGCTGGATCCGGTGACCGCTTACCGGCTGGTCACCATCAATCCCGCCGTTTATTTCCGCCTCGACGATCATTTGGGAGCGATTGCGCCGGGACGGGTGGCGGACATCAACGTTCTCCGGGACTTGACGGATCCGACTCCCGTCCATGTCATCGCCGACGGACGAATCATTGCCGAGAGCGGCTCCATGACGGAACGACTGGATGACTCCGTCCTGATGCTTTCACCGGCCAAAGGGAAGCCGGAAAAGATCGGGTTTCGTCCGGACGATTTTTCCTGGCCGGAAGGGGATGTTGAGGATCTTCCCGTGATGAATCTGATCAATCCGGTCATCACTCGCCTGACCATGGAACCCGTTTCCAGGGCCGTCTCTTCATCCGGGGACGATTTGCTGATGGCGTGTTTGGCGGACCGGGGGGGAGAATGGATCACGCAAGGGTATCTGAGGGGACTCGGCAGGAACGTGGACGGATTGGCCAGCACGTATACCGGTTCGGGCGACCTTCTGGTGATCGGCCGGGACCCGCGGGCCATGGCGGAAGCGGCCAACCGGGCGGTGAAAGAGGGGGGCATCGTCTGGATTCAGGATGACGAGGAAGTGTTCCGCCTCCCGTTGCCTCTCATGGGAATGATGAGTCCCGAACCGTTGGACGGGCTGGTGCGGAGCCTGGAACCGCTTGTGGAGCGTCTCCGGGAACACGGCCATGCGTTTGATGATCCGATATACACCTTCCTGTTTTTGTCATCCACCCACTTGCCGCAAGTGAGATTGACGCAGGCGGGCATTTTCCGGGTGAAGGACAAAACCGTCCTGGTCCCCTCGCGGAGAAGACGGAGATGAGGAGAAAAAGCGCACTTCGGCGTTCCTGTTTCCGGCCGGGGACATGATGAAAACGGCACGGATTCAAGCTCGGCATTGCCCCACACTTCTGACATTTGATTGTTTTTCGGGCATCGGATATCATATT from Staphylospora marina includes:
- the purN gene encoding phosphoribosylglycinamide formyltransferase; amino-acid sequence: MSIAVFASGSGSNFEELVHRSREENWPEQVTLLVCDKPGAGVLERADRLGVPARVFEPKSYPDKAAYERDVLALLTERGIRWVVLAGYMRLVGPTLLKAYPWRIINLHPSLLPAFKGKQAIEQAFHHPVKISGVTVHFVDEGLDTGPIIDQLPVRIEPADTLERFAEKIHRAEHELLPRTVRRLITGEIPLPDQPADL
- a CDS encoding YgaP family membrane protein: MSVKKNVGTVDALIRIFVGTAGLIWCATRTGRRFPWLLAVFFGMKVVEGITRYCPILDLLGIKTQKTRIWVVKSPEHWLSRERSTMEKSKSNYLKHPSE
- the purH gene encoding bifunctional phosphoribosylaminoimidazolecarboxamide formyltransferase/IMP cyclohydrolase, which codes for MLKLRALLSVSDKTGLEDLARELARLGVEILSTGGTKKMLEAAGIPVTGVSDVTGFPEILDGRVKTLHPAIHGGLLAVRDNDHHVRQMVENGIRPIDLVVVNLYPFKQTIAKPGVSVEEAIENIDIGGPAMIRAAAKNHRYVAVVTDPADYGPVLDELRKHGTVSEETRRMLAAKAFSHTAHYDAMISGYLRELSGIQFPKELAVPLELQQSLRYGENPHQRAAFYRVPLPAPGTLAGARQLHGKELSFNNINDASAALELVREFTEPAVAVIKHTNPCGVAVGETVADAFRRAHEADPVSIFGGIVAANRPIDAETAALLREIFLEIVLAPSFSPEALEILQTKKNLRLLEIGDPAQGGSWEFKSVSGGMLMQESDGARVLREDCRTVTERTPTDEEWEQLLFAWKVVKHVKSNAIVLARDFRTIGVGAGQMNRVGAAEIAIRQAGDAAKGAVMASDAFFPMSDTVQRAAEAGITAIIQPGGSIRDEESVREANRHGIAMVFTGIRHFRH
- the purD gene encoding phosphoribosylamine--glycine ligase, which gives rise to MRVLVVGGGGREHAIVWKLAQSPDVEKIWCAPGNGGIAELAECVPIQAHDVEALLEFALERNVDLTVVGPEDPLMRGIVNRFQEHGLHIFGPTAEGAKIEGSKRFAKELMQKYGIPTAKFRVFSDADEAKAYLREQGVPIVVKADGLAAGKGVVVARTMEEAERAVEDAMVRKVFGEAGAEVVIEECLEGQELSLMAFFDGHRVVPMVPAQDHKPVFDGDRGPNTGGMGTYSPVPQIPEDVIRRAEEEILRPMQHVFESEGILYRGVLYAGLMWTADGPKVIEFNARFGDPETQVVLPRLDGDLARILLDVSTGRLRPDDVKWKSEAAVCVVMAAGGYPGPVEKGRVIEGLPAAERPDVIVFHAGTARENGQLVTAGGRVLGVTALGSGLREARDKAYETVRSIRFAGAHYRSDIAFRALET
- a CDS encoding adenine deaminase C-terminal domain-containing protein — protein: MRGMLAREDQHVLLETAMGRRRPSLILRGGRVLNVFTGRLERKDVALAGKRIAWVGDLSAGGLMTDGDVPVLDVENRVLVPGYIEPHAHPFQLYNPVSLAEKAASLGTTTLIHDNMFFFNVLELDELRSMIDRLADSPVKHFWWARWDAQTLLTDGRERLYESGRVREMMSHPRVLQAGELTDWLPLLAGDPVMNEWVVESRALGLRVEGHAPGASFRTLSRLAAAGVTADHESISAEEVWRRLELGYWVTLRHSSIRPDLPVLLEGLLNEDHVPWHRIMMTTDGPTPLYFKEGFTDYLLKTAMESGLDPVTAYRLVTINPAVYFRLDDHLGAIAPGRVADINVLRDLTDPTPVHVIADGRIIAESGSMTERLDDSVLMLSPAKGKPEKIGFRPDDFSWPEGDVEDLPVMNLINPVITRLTMEPVSRAVSSSGDDLLMACLADRGGEWITQGYLRGLGRNVDGLASTYTGSGDLLVIGRDPRAMAEAANRAVKEGGIVWIQDDEEVFRLPLPLMGMMSPEPLDGLVRSLEPLVERLREHGHAFDDPIYTFLFLSSTHLPQVRLTQAGIFRVKDKTVLVPSRRRRR